The following proteins are co-located in the Legionella busanensis genome:
- the lolA gene encoding outer membrane lipoprotein chaperone LolA, with product MKKIIILALITCLTNVWAQTPAEEVQAKLNAIRSMSASFDQIVTAGKREVSQSSGKMALVRPGRFRWETQSPLEQLVIADSKRLWVYDTDLEQVTVKKQEAGLGGTPGLFLSGYDDSVTRDFDVTTKDKKGVRTYILKAKSPKENFQTVQLTFKGDALSVIEFFDQLGQHTIVKLKDVETNPSLATKLFQFKPPKGVDVVEQ from the coding sequence ATGAAAAAAATAATCATTTTAGCATTAATTACTTGCCTAACTAATGTTTGGGCGCAAACACCTGCTGAGGAAGTACAAGCTAAATTAAATGCAATCCGTAGTATGAGTGCAAGTTTCGATCAAATTGTAACCGCTGGTAAGCGTGAAGTTTCACAATCTTCAGGTAAAATGGCCCTGGTTAGACCAGGTCGGTTTCGCTGGGAAACCCAAAGTCCTTTAGAACAGCTGGTTATTGCTGATAGTAAGCGTCTCTGGGTTTACGATACAGATTTAGAACAAGTAACTGTTAAAAAACAAGAAGCAGGTTTAGGTGGAACACCCGGCCTTTTTTTAAGTGGTTATGATGATAGTGTGACCCGCGACTTTGATGTCACTACCAAAGATAAAAAAGGAGTAAGAACTTATATTTTGAAAGCTAAGTCACCGAAAGAAAACTTTCAAACAGTACAGTTAACATTTAAAGGTGATGCATTAAGTGTTATTGAGTTTTTTGATCAATTAGGGCAACACACCATTGTTAAATTAAAAGATGTAGAAACTAATCCGTCCTTGGCAACTAAGCTATTTCAATTTAAGCCGCCTAAGGGTGTTGATGTTGTTGAGCAATAA
- a CDS encoding YhdP family protein, whose amino-acid sequence MFSSLKPFLFKFFKRCWIIFAICITAVALMSSLFRALTPWAKQYKPQLEQRLTTLLGEPVTIQRMETGWFWFEPVIKLKNINVQSAHKIIHLKKLLVGINLFESLRHWQLQPGILYVEDLNLTLRQLNDQWQVEGLTNINKDNTVLSNVAHAPILAWILEQKKIIIKNLNLQVYLHDKTLLPLRHFNLTITNNSGQYAIKGNAYLAQKPLTSFELLAKMQLDPYKLNKAQGQAFFAVKHLQLTQWDVFLPQSRTQIKNGKANLLLWLDWQTGHIKQIQSKIELKKLAWLDKQTQVEQNLPYFTANLALKPTELGWQLAGNNIKMQLEDVKWPANEFLIDYKCNEQIFDIYVKNLILESLLHIVPNWPNRFNPILAVMPHGFLQDTRLTLKNSEPILLLTKFNHLGWVAQKSIPGLQNLAGYLYWTPNEGSLKLDSQQLTLNFLTKPSIELSQLNSSFNWEALAKGLQVNLEHFILTRPDLKVKAKGNISSITKQSTGQIDLKAQVVAEHAEQWLQYLPAKYMKHKLDLWLKQDIKQIKQMIAEMSIHGLASDFPFDGKSGEFTIKSYLDGMDLRFAPHWPLLTDIQGYLTINKRLLAANIKQAKTTNNIIIKDANLQIPDIGLDKEALLVRTTINTTADKALAYVHSSPLKQKLSALKILQMTGDLGLDLQLELPFYTLPGHDHALVLGNLVFNKDQVAVNHIINNIKLDNLEGSLQFDEKGILNSGLNATIMNYPINLIIQSVRNPNPYTEIKIKATTTSDVLREKFKLPWLSLLEGEVNLEGILTLTNDPNDLDHLQIKTSLLGMAINLPSPVGKAASALAPLTIDVNFNPQKALRLRIAYDNKLNSDLWFSWLNNQFLLERGEIRLGQGQAFWRERLGVQIIGALDTFNLEQWKNALSNIPFHNKSTNSISVNSINLLLKQAVFGSQRYPKLKIEATKVNSNEWAIRLNQQKIAAKLRYQLRENNLSGTITRLKLEKPATTRSNHLSSIRIKQIPNLDLIIEQLQFSNLNLGRAAIKAIVKNNVLHVNNFNLKTPEYILQAQGDWQQTAKSNLTSMQGSIHVNNLAQALHRFKMSPAVEAHQGKLNFKGHWPGGFQDFSLQHLKADLSIYFKNGRITNLSPETEEKLGVGKLLSVLSLQTIPRRLKLDFSDLAQDGYSFDEFRGMFEIHDGIMSTEQSHIDGPVAYASMKGNLDIINQRYNLDLEIVPHITASLPIVATIAGGPVIGMATWVASKIINHGMQKISGYTYKISGSWKSPIVEQKSIKKVNLASNKWLRQS is encoded by the coding sequence ATGTTTTCAAGTCTAAAACCATTTTTATTTAAATTTTTTAAACGTTGTTGGATAATTTTTGCAATTTGCATTACTGCTGTGGCTTTAATGTCTAGTCTTTTTCGTGCTTTAACACCTTGGGCTAAACAATATAAACCGCAGCTAGAACAGCGTTTGACCACACTTCTAGGGGAGCCAGTTACCATTCAACGGATGGAAACTGGCTGGTTTTGGTTTGAACCGGTCATTAAATTAAAAAATATTAATGTTCAAAGCGCTCATAAAATTATTCACTTAAAAAAATTATTAGTGGGTATTAATCTTTTTGAATCACTTAGGCATTGGCAATTACAGCCAGGAATTTTATATGTTGAAGATCTCAACTTAACTTTGCGTCAGTTAAATGATCAATGGCAAGTAGAAGGTTTAACAAATATTAATAAAGATAATACAGTTCTTAGCAATGTTGCTCACGCACCTATTTTAGCTTGGATTCTTGAGCAAAAGAAAATTATCATTAAAAACCTTAACTTACAAGTTTACCTACATGATAAAACGCTTTTACCTTTAAGACACTTTAACTTAACCATTACAAATAATTCAGGTCAATATGCCATCAAGGGAAATGCCTATCTTGCGCAAAAACCCCTCACGTCTTTTGAATTATTAGCAAAAATGCAACTCGACCCTTATAAATTAAATAAAGCACAAGGGCAGGCTTTTTTTGCTGTAAAGCATTTACAACTTACGCAGTGGGATGTGTTTTTACCGCAGTCCAGGACACAAATAAAAAATGGAAAAGCAAATCTTTTATTATGGCTTGATTGGCAAACAGGTCACATAAAACAAATTCAAAGCAAGATTGAGTTAAAGAAATTAGCATGGCTTGATAAACAAACCCAAGTTGAACAAAATCTTCCGTATTTTACAGCGAATTTAGCGTTAAAGCCTACGGAGTTAGGCTGGCAGCTCGCTGGAAATAATATAAAAATGCAGTTAGAAGATGTAAAATGGCCTGCTAATGAATTCTTAATCGACTATAAGTGTAATGAGCAAATCTTTGATATCTATGTGAAAAACCTTATTTTAGAATCATTATTACACATCGTCCCTAATTGGCCTAATCGATTTAATCCAATCCTTGCTGTTATGCCACATGGTTTTTTACAAGATACACGTCTTACACTCAAAAACTCTGAACCTATATTGTTGTTAACTAAATTTAATCATTTAGGTTGGGTAGCTCAAAAATCAATACCGGGGTTACAAAACTTAGCAGGTTATTTATATTGGACACCAAATGAAGGTAGTCTAAAGCTAGATAGTCAGCAGTTAACTTTAAATTTTCTTACTAAACCTTCAATTGAACTTAGTCAACTAAATAGTTCGTTTAATTGGGAAGCTTTAGCTAAAGGTTTACAAGTTAATTTAGAACATTTCATATTGACCAGGCCAGACTTAAAAGTTAAAGCCAAAGGAAATATAAGTAGTATTACTAAGCAGTCAACAGGACAGATTGATTTAAAGGCACAAGTAGTTGCTGAGCATGCGGAGCAATGGTTGCAATACTTGCCCGCGAAATATATGAAACACAAATTAGATTTGTGGCTTAAACAAGATATTAAGCAGATTAAACAAATGATTGCTGAAATGTCTATTCATGGTTTAGCTTCCGATTTTCCTTTTGATGGTAAATCTGGTGAATTTACAATTAAAAGCTATTTAGATGGAATGGATCTACGTTTTGCGCCACATTGGCCTTTACTAACTGATATTCAAGGCTATTTAACTATAAATAAACGTTTACTGGCGGCTAATATTAAACAGGCTAAAACAACAAACAATATCATCATTAAAGATGCTAATTTACAAATTCCGGATATTGGTTTAGATAAAGAAGCATTATTGGTAAGAACAACAATTAATACTACAGCTGATAAAGCTTTAGCTTATGTTCATTCCTCTCCCTTAAAGCAAAAGTTATCCGCTTTAAAAATACTACAGATGACTGGTGATTTAGGTTTAGATTTACAATTAGAACTCCCTTTCTATACTTTACCAGGCCATGATCACGCATTAGTATTGGGCAATTTAGTTTTTAATAAAGACCAGGTAGCTGTAAATCATATTATTAATAATATTAAATTAGATAATTTAGAAGGTTCCTTGCAATTTGACGAGAAGGGTATTCTAAATAGCGGTCTTAATGCAACGATTATGAATTATCCTATTAATTTAATAATTCAATCGGTTCGCAATCCTAACCCATATACCGAAATAAAAATTAAAGCGACTACAACCAGTGATGTTTTAAGAGAAAAATTTAAATTACCATGGCTTTCGCTTTTAGAAGGTGAAGTAAACTTAGAAGGTATTTTAACACTAACCAATGATCCTAACGATCTTGATCATTTGCAAATTAAAACCTCGCTTTTAGGTATGGCAATTAATCTTCCCTCTCCAGTAGGGAAAGCAGCGTCAGCCTTAGCGCCATTAACAATTGATGTTAACTTTAATCCACAAAAAGCGTTACGTTTACGTATTGCTTATGACAATAAATTAAATAGTGATTTATGGTTCTCTTGGTTAAATAACCAATTTCTTTTAGAAAGAGGAGAGATTCGACTAGGTCAGGGCCAAGCTTTTTGGCGTGAGCGTTTGGGTGTGCAAATAATAGGCGCCTTGGATACGTTTAATCTTGAACAGTGGAAAAATGCATTGTCAAATATACCTTTTCATAATAAAAGTACTAATAGTATCTCTGTCAATTCAATTAATCTTTTATTAAAACAAGCAGTATTTGGTAGTCAACGATACCCTAAGCTAAAAATAGAAGCTACAAAAGTAAATAGTAATGAATGGGCCATAAGATTAAATCAACAAAAAATAGCAGCTAAATTACGTTATCAACTAAGAGAGAATAACCTAAGCGGTACTATCACAAGATTAAAGCTGGAAAAACCTGCAACGACCCGTAGTAATCATTTATCTTCAATCAGAATAAAACAAATTCCAAACTTAGATTTAATTATTGAACAATTACAATTTAGTAACTTAAATTTAGGCAGAGCAGCTATCAAAGCAATAGTCAAAAACAATGTCTTGCATGTCAATAATTTTAATTTAAAAACACCCGAGTATATTTTACAAGCTCAGGGTGACTGGCAACAAACAGCAAAAAGCAATTTAACTAGTATGCAAGGATCAATCCATGTTAATAATCTAGCTCAAGCTTTGCATCGTTTTAAAATGAGCCCGGCTGTCGAAGCACATCAAGGCAAGTTAAATTTTAAAGGGCATTGGCCCGGTGGGTTTCAGGATTTTTCCTTACAACATCTTAAAGCCGATTTATCTATTTACTTTAAAAATGGCCGTATTACGAATCTAAGCCCAGAAACAGAAGAGAAATTAGGAGTAGGTAAATTATTAAGCGTTTTAAGCCTGCAAACGATTCCTCGGCGCTTGAAATTAGATTTTAGTGATTTAGCGCAAGATGGTTATAGCTTTGATGAATTTAGAGGTATGTTTGAAATTCATGATGGTATTATGTCTACTGAGCAAAGCCATATCGATGGTCCAGTAGCTTATGCAAGTATGAAAGGTAATCTTGATATTATTAATCAACGCTATAATCTAGATTTAGAAATTGTACCACACATCACGGCAAGTTTACCGATTGTTGCCACCATTGCTGGCGGCCCTGTTATTGGTATGGCAACTTGGGTAGCAAGTAAGATCATAAATCATGGTATGCAGAAGATAAGTGGCTATACTTATAAAATTTCAGGATCATGGAAATCGCCCATTGTTGAGCAAAAGAGTATTAAAAAAGTTAATTTAGCGTCTAACAAATGGTTAAGACAATCATAG
- a CDS encoding replication-associated recombination protein A, with the protein MEQQFIPLAEQLRPKHWDEVIGQTHLLEPGKPLRVAFDSGKPYSMIFWGPPGVGKTTLARLSAEAFDCEWIALSAVLAGVKDIRAAVEQAQVNLTYHRQTLLFIDEIHRFNKSQQDALLPYTESGLLTFIGATTENPSFEVNSALLSRAQVYVLKPLTDDELGLLIQRARESVFPELNFETKALEFIIHYADGDARRLLNLLEQINTAAKMAGINEVTLSFLQNVLAPSGRRFDKGGENFYDQISALHKSVRGSNPDAALYWLTRMLDGGVDARYLARRIIRMAWEDIGLADPRAMQLANDAALTYERLGTPEGELALAEAVIYLALAPKSNAAYLAYKQALDFVKKDKSREVPYHLRNAPTALMDKLGYGHQYRYTHDEPFGYAAGETYLPEGLKSLNWYKPVDRGLEVKLNEKMAFLKSLDNEYKQKNNKSKK; encoded by the coding sequence ATGGAACAACAATTCATACCATTAGCAGAGCAGTTAAGGCCTAAGCATTGGGATGAAGTCATTGGACAAACACACTTATTAGAGCCAGGTAAACCCTTACGTGTAGCGTTTGATTCTGGTAAGCCCTATTCTATGATTTTCTGGGGCCCACCGGGTGTTGGTAAGACGACATTAGCAAGATTAAGTGCAGAAGCTTTTGACTGCGAGTGGATAGCATTATCGGCCGTATTAGCAGGGGTGAAAGATATTCGAGCTGCAGTTGAGCAGGCTCAAGTTAATTTAACGTATCATCGGCAAACATTGCTTTTTATTGATGAAATTCATCGATTTAATAAATCGCAACAAGATGCTTTATTGCCTTATACGGAATCAGGTTTATTAACGTTTATAGGGGCCACAACAGAAAACCCTTCTTTTGAAGTTAATTCCGCCTTGCTCTCTAGAGCACAAGTTTATGTACTTAAGCCTCTAACTGATGATGAGCTTGGTTTATTAATACAAAGAGCGCGAGAAAGCGTTTTTCCTGAGCTTAATTTTGAAACCAAAGCATTAGAATTCATTATTCATTATGCTGATGGCGATGCACGTCGGCTTTTGAATCTATTAGAGCAAATTAATACAGCTGCAAAAATGGCAGGGATTAATGAAGTAACGTTGTCTTTTTTACAGAACGTTTTAGCGCCTAGTGGCCGTCGTTTCGATAAAGGAGGCGAGAATTTTTATGATCAAATTTCTGCGCTACATAAATCAGTTCGTGGATCAAATCCTGATGCAGCTCTCTATTGGCTAACTCGTATGCTTGATGGCGGTGTTGATGCTCGCTACTTAGCAAGACGAATTATAAGAATGGCATGGGAAGATATTGGGCTTGCTGATCCACGTGCTATGCAACTAGCAAACGATGCAGCATTAACTTATGAGCGATTAGGAACACCTGAAGGTGAACTTGCTTTGGCTGAAGCTGTTATTTACCTTGCTTTAGCGCCCAAAAGTAATGCGGCTTATCTTGCATATAAACAAGCGCTTGATTTTGTAAAAAAAGATAAATCTCGCGAAGTTCCTTATCATCTGCGTAATGCACCCACTGCTTTAATGGATAAATTAGGATATGGTCACCAATATCGTTATACACATGATGAACCCTTTGGCTATGCAGCTGGTGAAACCTATTTACCAGAAGGACTTAAGAGCCTTAACTGGTATAAACCAGTCGATAGAGGCTTAGAAGTCAAACTTAATGAAAAAATGGCCTTTTTAAAATCACTAGATAACGAATATAAGCAGAAAAATAATAAATCAAAAAAATAA
- the mpl gene encoding UDP-N-acetylmuramate:L-alanyl-gamma-D-glutamyl-meso-diaminopimelate ligase, with protein MHLHILGISGTFMSALALLAREAGHQVTGCDANCYPPVSDLLEAKGIRWSEGYEDATDALKADVVIVGNAIKRGMPVLEAILNAGKNYTSGPQWLAENILPRFRVLAVAGTHGKTTTTSMLAYILDQAGLNPGFLIGGVAPNFNTSANLGQGEWFVIEADEYDSAYFDKRPKLMHYRPEIAILNNLEFDHADIYANLEAIQQQFHYYLKTIPNRGMVIKPRDDTALNAVIALGVFSNLEDTAIDGKANWRAEILDDSGSAFRVLYKQEEIAQISWPLIGRFNVENGLAAMAASYHAGVKPEVAARALASFKPVKRRLEVRANQYDVTVYDDFAHHPTAISKTIQALRQSKRHKRIFVVLEFASYTMRSGVHAESMAKALAQVDSAFILSPEQFDLSNLAHDWTCNFKILPNTQAIIDAVVQCVAPGDAVVVMSNRGFNNIHQQLIQNIASRFSVEEHFST; from the coding sequence ATGCATTTACATATTTTAGGAATTAGTGGCACGTTTATGAGCGCATTAGCTTTACTAGCACGTGAGGCTGGTCATCAAGTAACAGGATGTGACGCTAACTGTTATCCGCCTGTAAGTGATTTATTAGAAGCAAAAGGTATTCGCTGGTCTGAAGGTTATGAAGACGCTACAGATGCTTTAAAAGCTGATGTTGTTATTGTTGGAAATGCGATTAAAAGAGGCATGCCCGTATTAGAAGCTATCTTAAATGCAGGTAAAAATTATACTTCAGGGCCACAATGGCTTGCAGAAAATATTTTACCTCGTTTTCGTGTTCTAGCTGTTGCAGGAACGCATGGTAAAACAACAACTACATCTATGTTAGCTTATATTTTAGATCAGGCCGGTTTAAATCCTGGTTTCTTAATTGGTGGTGTTGCGCCTAACTTTAATACGAGTGCTAATTTAGGACAAGGTGAATGGTTTGTTATTGAAGCAGATGAATATGATAGTGCTTACTTTGATAAACGGCCAAAGCTTATGCACTATCGGCCTGAAATTGCTATTCTTAATAACTTAGAATTTGATCATGCTGATATCTATGCGAACTTAGAAGCAATACAGCAACAATTTCATTATTATCTAAAAACAATTCCTAACAGAGGTATGGTTATCAAACCAAGAGATGATACAGCTCTAAATGCCGTTATTGCGCTTGGGGTTTTTTCAAATTTAGAAGATACTGCAATTGATGGAAAAGCAAATTGGCGTGCTGAAATATTAGACGATAGTGGGTCGGCATTCCGAGTTTTATATAAGCAAGAAGAAATAGCACAAATCAGTTGGCCTTTAATTGGTCGATTTAATGTGGAAAATGGCTTAGCAGCAATGGCTGCAAGCTATCATGCAGGTGTAAAACCAGAGGTGGCAGCACGTGCACTTGCTTCATTTAAACCAGTAAAAAGACGACTTGAGGTTAGAGCTAATCAGTATGATGTTACCGTTTACGATGATTTTGCACATCATCCAACAGCTATTTCTAAAACGATTCAAGCCTTACGTCAAAGTAAACGCCACAAACGTATTTTTGTTGTTTTAGAATTTGCTTCTTATACTATGCGTTCTGGTGTTCATGCAGAAAGTATGGCAAAAGCGTTAGCTCAAGTGGATAGTGCTTTTATATTAAGCCCCGAGCAATTTGATTTATCAAATTTAGCACATGATTGGACTTGTAATTTTAAAATTCTGCCTAATACACAGGCTATTATCGATGCTGTCGTACAATGTGTTGCGCCAGGTGATGCTGTCGTTGTGATGAGCAATCGTGGCTTTAATAATATTCATCAACAACTTATTCAAAATATTGCAAGCCGTTTTAGTGTGGAGGAACATTTTTCTACTTAA
- a CDS encoding sigma-54-dependent transcriptional regulator: MMNGVLIVEDDPVLREALAETMSLAGHSYLAAKDGKEALAMLEKYSPAVVLTDIRMDKLDGQQLLSEIQRRAPGMPVILMTAYGSVEDAVKAMQQGAVDYLEKPFSAHKLTEKINQYMGANTYEDDNEPIARDPKSQALLSMALRVAQSDVGVMITGESGTGKEVLAHFIHDHSVRRQQPFIAINCAAIPEQMLEATLFGYEKGSFTGAYKSTPGKFEQAQGGTILLDEVSEMSLSLQAKLLRVIQEKEVERIGANKLINLDVRILATSNRELIEEVRLGRFREDLYYRLNIFPLHWLPLRERICDIIPLANYLIRRHCKGKLVKIPLLSEEAIQLLLSYPWPGNARELDNVIQRALVLQTNGIINPAHLHLSMLGAVRPTSSDGIKMKNLQEHEFDIIAQTLKAHGGNRQQAAAILGVSERTLRYKLAKMREEGYVV; the protein is encoded by the coding sequence ATGATGAATGGCGTATTAATTGTAGAAGATGATCCTGTTTTACGTGAAGCACTTGCTGAGACAATGAGTTTAGCAGGGCACTCTTACTTGGCTGCCAAAGATGGTAAAGAAGCATTAGCAATGTTAGAAAAATACAGCCCAGCGGTTGTGCTTACAGACATACGTATGGATAAGCTTGATGGTCAACAATTGCTTAGCGAAATTCAACGGCGCGCGCCTGGTATGCCTGTTATTTTAATGACTGCTTATGGATCAGTTGAGGATGCTGTAAAAGCAATGCAACAGGGTGCTGTTGATTATCTTGAAAAACCATTTAGTGCGCATAAACTTACCGAAAAAATTAATCAATATATGGGTGCTAATACTTATGAAGATGATAATGAACCTATTGCCAGAGATCCTAAAAGCCAGGCTTTACTTTCTATGGCGCTGCGCGTTGCTCAATCTGATGTAGGTGTGATGATTACAGGTGAGAGTGGAACAGGTAAAGAAGTACTTGCTCATTTCATTCATGATCATTCTGTGCGTAGGCAACAACCATTTATTGCAATTAATTGTGCAGCCATTCCAGAACAGATGCTTGAAGCAACGTTGTTTGGTTATGAAAAGGGTTCCTTTACTGGCGCTTATAAATCAACCCCAGGAAAATTTGAACAAGCGCAAGGTGGTACAATTTTATTAGATGAAGTAAGTGAGATGAGTTTAAGTTTGCAGGCCAAACTATTGCGGGTTATTCAAGAAAAAGAAGTTGAACGTATAGGTGCGAATAAGCTTATTAACTTAGATGTTCGAATACTAGCTACTAGTAATCGAGAATTAATAGAAGAAGTAAGATTAGGACGCTTTCGAGAGGACTTATATTACCGTTTAAATATTTTCCCGCTACATTGGTTACCCCTAAGAGAGCGAATTTGTGATATTATACCGTTGGCAAATTATTTAATCCGTCGTCACTGCAAAGGAAAATTAGTAAAAATTCCTTTATTAAGTGAAGAAGCTATTCAGTTACTTTTAAGTTATCCTTGGCCTGGAAATGCTAGAGAATTAGACAATGTAATACAGCGAGCCTTAGTGTTACAAACAAATGGTATAATAAATCCTGCTCATTTACATTTGTCTATGTTAGGAGCAGTTAGGCCTACATCATCTGACGGCATTAAGATGAAAAATTTACAAGAGCATGAATTTGATATCATTGCGCAAACTTTAAAAGCGCACGGGGGTAATCGCCAACAGGCTGCTGCAATTTTAGGAGTAAGTGAGCGTACCTTACGCTATAAGTTAGCAAAAATGCGGGAAGAAGGTTATGTTGTTTAA
- a CDS encoding sensor histidine kinase: MNNLHHEICQRLPCGLVVINAQGVVIWFNHIAKDLLGNELEGAIWLDVIKRSFAPKEDDGYEVSLVDGRRISVAISSLNSLPGELVTLTDLTTTRQYEEEKAEYGRFLALGRMTAQLAHQIRTPLSSAMLYTEHLLNATKTQEERTAKWIMSIQACHASIEKQVQNLLSFARGEAIELANVSLVEWGKELERRIDSLSISPAIKLVIDNQLQRGSYCLHTESLIGAVLNLVTNAIQAGASCIYVTLSYLNNNLKIAINDNGCGMTESVKAQAFAPFFTTKAEGTGLGLAVVKAVVKAHHGDISLESSPGQGCCINISLTQ; this comes from the coding sequence ATGAATAACTTACACCATGAAATTTGTCAGCGTCTTCCTTGTGGGCTAGTGGTTATTAATGCGCAAGGTGTAGTTATATGGTTTAATCATATTGCCAAGGATTTATTGGGCAATGAATTAGAAGGCGCTATATGGTTAGATGTTATCAAGCGCTCTTTTGCTCCTAAAGAGGATGATGGATATGAGGTATCTTTAGTTGACGGCCGACGAATTAGTGTAGCCATTTCCTCATTGAATAGCTTACCAGGTGAACTAGTAACGTTGACTGATTTAACAACCACAAGGCAATATGAAGAAGAAAAAGCGGAGTATGGGCGCTTTTTGGCTTTAGGCAGAATGACAGCTCAACTTGCCCATCAAATCCGTACGCCTTTATCCTCGGCAATGCTTTATACAGAGCATTTATTAAATGCAACTAAAACACAAGAAGAACGAACAGCTAAATGGATAATGTCAATTCAAGCCTGCCATGCTAGTATTGAAAAACAAGTTCAAAATCTATTGTCTTTTGCGCGCGGTGAAGCAATTGAACTTGCTAATGTTAGTCTTGTTGAATGGGGAAAAGAATTAGAGAGAAGGATTGATTCTTTATCTATATCGCCAGCAATAAAGTTAGTTATTGACAATCAACTTCAAAGAGGCTCTTATTGTTTACATACCGAATCCTTAATAGGGGCAGTTTTAAATCTTGTTACAAATGCAATCCAGGCTGGTGCAAGTTGTATTTACGTTACACTAAGTTATCTTAATAACAATTTAAAAATTGCTATTAACGATAATGGATGTGGAATGACAGAATCAGTAAAAGCGCAGGCATTTGCTCCATTTTTCACAACAAAAGCAGAAGGAACTGGTTTAGGATTAGCTGTAGTAAAAGCAGTGGTAAAAGCCCATCATGGTGATATTAGTCTTGAGTCTTCTCCAGGGCAGGGATGTTGTATAAATATAAGTCTTACACAATAG